In Acropora muricata isolate sample 2 unplaced genomic scaffold, ASM3666990v1 scaffold_749, whole genome shotgun sequence, one genomic interval encodes:
- the LOC136907487 gene encoding golgin subfamily A member 6-like protein 22 translates to MKKSSENSEFIHKHHSATWRLKPKFACSQCSVIHDTRGNMTQEESRKERAPASNDLRNNGTFRWNDDKDRLLLVEIRTVEPFKFKKNTKESGHAWAKVAEGVNQHGIFTSMPRDERSVRDRFKKLLTDFMAKIRREEGESGTSPEPLSENETLLEEIEEKMRSAKSDLEAASAKDDQQQKSERKKAMAARNAAMKTWSKSSAANGDSDDEEGVTNSGGRGRKRRRGSDVVQFLETKRQDEAELRKEEMALRRQEMALQNKRQEQFEQQMLQQQQQAQQQTVQMQQQFAMQQQQAQQVQQLMMLMMQKIAKD, encoded by the exons atgaaaaaatctAGCGAAAATTCTGAGTTCATTCATAAACATCACTCGGCCACATGGCGGCTCAAACCCAAATTTGCTTGTTCTCAATGTAGCGTTATCCATGACACAAGAGGAAATATGACACAAGAGGAAAGCAGAAAAGAAAG GGCACCGGCATCAAATGATCTGCGTAACAA TGGAACATTTAGATGGAATGACGATAAGGACAGGCTCCTTCTAGTTGAAATCCGCACAGTAGAGCCttttaaattcaagaaaaacacCAAAGAATCTGGCCACGCCTGGGCTAAAGTCGCTGAGGGTGTGAATCAGCATGGGATATTTACATCTATGCCGAGAGACGAGCGCAGTGTACGGGATAGGTTCAAGAAACTACTGACTGATTTTATGGCGAAAATCAGGAGGGAGGAGGGGGAGTCGGGAACTTCTCCAGAACCACTTAGTGAGAATGAGACCCTGTTAGAAGAGATTGAGGAGAAAATGAGATCAGCCAAAAGTGACTTGGAGGCTGCTTCAGCAAAAGATGACCAACAACAAAAGAGTGAACGCAAAAAGGCCATGGCAGCAAGGAATGCCGCAATGAAGACCTGGTCCAAAAGTTCAGCTGCAAATGGTGATTCTGATGATGAGGAAGGTGTAACAAATAGCGGGGGCAGAGGAAGGAAGAGAAGGCGAGGCAGTGATGTTGTACAGTTCTTAGAAACCAAGCGCCAAGATGAGGCTGAGTTGAGAAAGGAGGAAATGGCTCTTCGCCGGCAGGAGATGGCACTCCAGAATAAGAGGCAGGAGCAGTTTGAGCAGCAGAtgctacaacaacaacagcaagcCCAGCAACAGACAGTGCAAATGCAACAACAATTTGCTATGCAGCAGCAACAAGCTCAGCAAGTGCAGCAGCTCATGATGCTCATgatgcaaaaaattgcaaaggatTAG
- the LOC136907486 gene encoding uncharacterized protein — protein MSFEEARNSLVISFAEGLISEEEFLILYQEYESVNPLYPYWEFEPFCLDSLDSSECKSEFRLEKDDIPIVADALQVPARFMCPQGTVCDGIEGFCILLRRLAYPCRYFDLIQRFARPIPELSLIANTVLEWIYDLHGFRLTSWNQAFLTPPFLESYAQAVERQGSPLRNCFGFIDGTVREICRPDTNQRVVYNGHKRVHGLKFQSVALPNGLIGNLYGPVEGRRHDAGILKDSDLLDDLSRVAFNTRGDVLCLYGDPAYPLRPTLMGPYRQGDVPVITPEMEAFNTAMSSVRVSVEWLFNDVSNYFKFIDFKKNLKIGMSAVGKQYIVCALLRNILTCLYGNITSDYFQLEPPTIHDYLA, from the coding sequence ATGTCTTTTGAAGAGGCGAGAAATTCTCTTGTAATTTCGTTTGCAGAAGGTTTAATTAGCGAGGAGGAATTTCTTATTTTATACCAGGAATACGAATCAGTGAATCCTCTTTATCCTTACTGGGAATTTGAACCATTTTGTTTAGATTCCTTGGATTCTAGCGAGTGTAAATCCGAGTTCAGACTAGAGAAAGACGACATTCCCATTGTAGCCGATGCTTTGCAAGTCCCAGCAAGATTCATGTGCCCTCAGGGCACCGTTTGCGATGGTATAGAGGGATTTTGCATTCTGCTAAGAAGATTGGCTTATCCCTGTCGGTATTTTGATCTCATCCAAAGGTTTGCTCGCCCGATTCCTGAACTGAGTTTGATAGCAAACACTGTTCTTGAATGGATATACGATTTGCACGGTTTTCGTTTGACTTCATGGAACCAGGCATTTCTTACACCTCCTTTCTTGGAGTCTTATGCTCAAGCAGTCGAACGACAAGGAAGTCCACTCAGAAATTGTTTTGGATTCATAGATGGAACTGTTCGTGAAATATGCAGACCAGATACAAACCAACGCGTTGTTTACAATGGCCACAAAAGGGTGCATGGGCTTAAGTTTCAATCAGTGGCCCTACCAAACGGTCTTATCGGAAATCTGTACGGACCTGTGGAAGGGCGTCGTCATGATGCGGGAATACTAAAGGATTCAGATCTCCTGGACGATCTGTCAAGGGTTGCATTTAACACAAGAGGTGATGTCCTTTGCCTTTATGGAGATCCGGCTTACCCCCTTCGTCCTACCTTAATGGGACCGTACCGCCAGGGGGATGTCCCTGTGATCACCCCCGAGATGGAAGCTTTCAACACAGCCATGAGTTCAGTAAGGGTTTCTGTAGAGTGGCTGTTCAATGACGTTTCAAACTATTTCAAGTTCATTGACTTTAAAAAGAACTTAAAGATAGGAATGAGTGCAGTTGGAAAACAATATATAGTCTGTGCTCTTTTGAGAAACATATTAACTTGTCTCTATGGCAACATCACTTCAGACTACTTCCAATTGGAGCCACCAACTATTCATGACTATTTGGCATAG
- the LOC136907526 gene encoding uncharacterized protein: MASDPGKFSCEICSENLRSKTGACVATVSLFSETSNKEFSNACNGKPVVFAELLRVLGIVLVQDRQRSVCKKCARKIVNCYKLFTELQQAFIDSSGWKSSEGNTETTCTLQTPQNSRKENCVPQHQRSPTGITPTAKRQKSNESSRLNTTQQQESERKTSKRSLFEAKKPDDNYSAVNREITNLMNLPAEAYLPPISKVFVGYPSSSRVVERSCEDKWEGAVVKHLCLENYQAAANAALKFPPLRRELVKAVTSAVRTEVRSYSRGKSMAKYDGDPLNLKHFKTEDFLEEARERIPVTHAIVTATSKVGAKYLQNKQALTLSAFLNTWLPRSNFIYRNNTLLTAGCCKSEVMDLFHRLGLSSHPNTIRAQLQSAADHFDKEILAWKTQIEVNRKQLKLIEEINNSQTRSSEDVDSMDLCSIDFSRETVQNCKHFDEKTFQSCQELLPDSHIDDTDLFNVSEILKKERLPFYRIVGDNVDLEQRARIQSHKTTNKSLHWFQIYAVKDRVTSDKPLSDHPQKSLADLQMREFLPTQDVHSSLLNDFTIIIPRILIQYLPAYKPFMKAVNFHIPHAHSAEMLQKSEVCSLGLEFLNSNKAAEMAEILKNVHHNFVPKTEVCNQTEVLQKVFLDGDQLTEERARNAQLANTLADTPYERLSGLETAFADWHLGKNLLMIYFQLFVKEDSAAELGTSYSSMNRNGKTNAKKGPERDYNAYKEFFDRESEAHVLAKWMNFAGINNIEGLILGNLLSLAELRIN; encoded by the exons ATGGCCTCTGACCCTGGAAAGTTTTCATGTGAAATTTGCAGCGAGAATTTGCGATCAAAAACCGGTGCTTGTGTTGCGACTGTTTCGCTTTTTTCTGAAACCTCCAATAAGGAGTTTTCGAACGCTTGTAATGGAAAACCTGTAGTTTTTGCGGAATTATTACGTGTTCTAGGAATTGTCCTGGTGCAAGATCGCCAACGCTCTGTTTGTAAAAAGTGCGCCAGGAAGATTGTCAATTGCTACAAACTGTTTACAGAGTTACAACAGGCGTTCATCGATAGTTCAGGCTGGAAATCATCTGAGGGAAATACAGAAACCACTTGTACGCTTCAAACTCCTCAGAATTCAAGGAAAGAAAATTGCGTACCTCAACACCAGCGATCGCCGACTGGAATTACCCCCACTGCGAAGCGTCAAAAAAGCAATGAATCGTCGCGTTTAAACACAACCCAACAGCAAGAATCTGAACGAAAGACGTCTAAAAGATCCCTGTTTGAAGCCAAGAAGCCGGATGACAATTATTCAGCCGTCAACAGGGAAATAACGAATCTTATGAATTTGCCCGCAGAAGCATATTTACCGCCGATCTCAAAG GTTTTTGTTGGTTATCCTTCGTCTTCTCGGGTAGTTGAAAGGAGCTGTGAGGATAAATGGGAAGGTGCGGTGGTAAAACACCTGTGCCTTGAAAATTATCAAGCAGCAGCAAACGCCGCTCTCAAATTTCCACCACTTCGGAGAGAGCTCGTGAAAGCCGTTACAAGTGCAGTTAGGACAGAAGTGAGATCCTACAGCAGAGGAAAATCGATGGCGAAGTATGATGGCGACCCCTtgaacttaaaacattttaaaactgAGGATTTTTTGGAAGAAGCAAGGGAACGAATTCCGGTCACGCACGCCATCGTCACCGCCACTAGCAAAGTCGGTGCAAAATATCTTCAGAATAAACAAGCCTTAACGCTGTCGGCATTTCTGAATACATGGCTTCCTCGATCTAATTTTATATACAGGAACAATACTCTTTTAACGGCAGGATGCTGCAAATCAGAAGTCATGGATCTGTTCCACAGACTAGGCTTGTCCAGTCACCCAAACACAATCCGTGCACAGCTTCAATCCGCTGCTGACCATTTCGACAAAGAAATTTTGGCATGGAAGACGCAGATTGAAGTAAACAGAAAACAGCTGAAATTGATCGAAGAAATCAACAACTCCCAGACTCGTTCTTCTGAGGATGTTGATTCTATGGATTTATGTTCCATTGATTTTTCCCGCGAAACGGTGCAGAACTGTAAGCACTTTGATGAAAAGACCTTCCAGTCTTGTCAAGAACTTTTGCCAGACAGTCACATTGATGACACAGACCTGTTTAACGTTTCCGAAATATTGAAGAAAGAGAGACTCCCTTTCTACAG AATAGTGGGAGATAATGTTGACCTAGAACAGAGAGCAAGAATTCAGAGCCACAAGACAACCAATAAGTCTCTTCACTGGTTCCAGATATACGCTGTAAAAGACAGGGTGACTTCAGACAAGCCCCTATCGGACCATCCACAAAAGAGCTTGGCCGATCTTCAAATGAGGGAATTCTTGCCCACACAGGATGTACACAGTTCATTGCTCAATGACTTCACCATTATTATCCCAAGGATTCTTATCCAGTACTTACCAGCATATAAGCCATTCATGAAAGCCGTTAACTTTCACATCCCTCATGCCCATTCAGCAGAGATGCTGCAAAAATCTGAGGTG TGCTCCTTGGGTCTGGAATTTCTTAATTCAAATAAAGCTGCAGAAATGGCAGAAATTCTGAAGAACGTCCACCACAATTTTGTACCAAAAACAGAAGTTTGCAACCAAACAGAAGTATTGCAGAAAGTATTCTTGGATGGGGATCAGCTCACTGAAGAGAGGGCCAGGAATGCACAATTAGCCAACACCCTGGCTGATACACCATATGAGCGTTTGAGTGGCCTCGAAACAGCTTTCGCTGATTGGCACTTGGGCAAGAACCTTCTTATG atatattttcagttgtttgtcaAAGAGGATTCAGCAGCAGAACTGGGGACTAGTTATTCCTCAATGAACCGAAATGGCAAGACAAATGCTAAGAAAGGGCCAGAAAGAGACTATAATGCCTACAAGGAATTTTTTGACCGCGAGAGTGAAGCTCATGTCCTTGCTAAATGGATGAACTTTGCTGGAATTAACAACATTGAAGGTTTGATATTAGGAAACTTGCTGTCACTTGCAGAGTTaagaataaattaa
- the LOC136907498 gene encoding ATP-dependent DNA helicase RecQ-like — protein MDTEEFKKALEGALKFFPGIQIKPEQELCLESLVVKRKDVLGVLPTGYGKSLIYQLLPKLMSEYWFLKTGTKKTISVLVVSPLELIRRQQVERLNVSGVKATLLEDLRCEDLKEIEIVFGSAEQWLSEKWRSSLKSGNFKGAEFLVVDEVHTVETWGTGKKGKAAFRQAFGQVKDLRSFCACSYCNCRQRYEKAPLQTSWIQRS, from the exons ATGGATACAGAGGAATTCAAAAAGGCTCTTGAGGGCGCCCTCAAGTTCTTTCCTGGAATTCAAATAAAACCCGAGCAAGAATTGTGTCTTGAAAGCCTCGTAGTCAAAAGGAAAGATGTTCTCGGAGTTCTTCCCACTGGTTATGGAAAGAGCCTAATATACCAGCTTCTGCCGAAACTCATGTCCGAATATTGGTTTCTCAAGACCGGAACAAAAAAGACGATATCAGTGCTCGTTGTAAGCCCGCTCGAGTTAATCCGTCGACAGCAAGTGGAGAGATTGAACGTTAGCGGCGTGAAGGCAACTTTACTTGAAGATTTGAGGTGCGAAGATCTGAAGGAAATCGAGATCGTCTTCGGAAGTGCCGAGCAGTGGCTATCAGAGAAGTGGAGGTCATCGTTGAAATCAGGAAACTTCAAGGGCGCGGAATTTTTGGTTGTCGACGAAGTACACACAGTAGAAACTTG GGGCactggaaagaaaggaaaagctGCCTTCCGTCAAGCCTTTGGCCAAGTTAAAGATTTGCGTTCATTCTGTGCTTGCTCTTACTGCAACTGCAGACAAAGATATGAGAAAGCGCCTTTGCAAACTTCTTGGATTCAAAGATCATAA
- the LOC136907481 gene encoding uncharacterized protein has translation MPRLDKVVGSMIVIVSKCSNGYTRTWTSQKCDGRLPWGNMLCAAGTLFTGSNPARVASFFNHVGVLYMSLKTYYKIQRVYLAPVVNRRWENEQLFLLTSLKGKAIDLGGDARCDSPGHSAKYGTYHLVELNLNKVLAVELVQSNEVKSSYHMELEGLKRSLSVIKNQDVDIQTLVTDRHSGIKKYLREQEKDIDHRFDCWHMATNWKQSISNHLYWCAASSSGDGNQVEAKWLSISNHVTNVHEGHSEAFPRCSHGPLQPERKWLTRGSKAFKELESVITNKTFLKDIRKLSNDHQTSFVEVLHKVDIYFAAKHTHFFYQGMKARLQLAALHFNENANKPQRKLKKGVNAGADQWLVSYPKYKRGGAVAKEIKEACTYDYIKTLFDELLRLRAQFPSYSAALREIKPTLQALPKPLARQHQRQEKQAVVTQHKSRFNK, from the exons ATGCCTAGACTCGACAAAGTAGTGGGTTCAATGATTGTTATCGTCTCTAAATGTTCAAATGGCTACACGAGAACCTGGACGAGCCAAAAGTGTGATGGAAGACTCCCATGGGGAAATATGCTCTGCGCTGCTGGAACTCTGTTTACCGGTAGTAATCCTGCACGAGTAGCCAGCTTTTTTAATCATGTTGGAGTTTTGTACATGTCACTGAAGACCTACTACAAAATCCAGAGGGTTTATCTTGCCCCTGTGGTAAACAGACGCTGGGAAAATGAGCAGCTGTTCCTTCTGACATCTCTTAAGGGTAAAGCAATAGATCTTGGAGGAGATGCAAGGTGTGACTCCCCAGGCCATTCAGCCAAATATGGTACATACCACTTGGTAGAGCTGAACCTCAATAAAGTTCTAGCTGTTGAACTTGTGCAG AGTAATGAGGTTAAAAGTTCCTATCACATGGAGCTAGAAGGGCTTAAGAGAAGTCTGAGTGTCATCAAGAATCAAGACGTGGACATCCAAACTCTTGTAACAGACAGACACTCTGGCATAAAAAAGTACTTGCGTGAACAGGAAAAGGACATTGATCACAGATTTGACTGCTGGCACATGGCCACAA ACTGGAAACAAAGTATCTCCAACCATTTATACTGGTGTGCTGCAAGCAGCAGTGGAGATGGAAATCAAGTGGAGGCTAAATGGCTTTCAATATCCAACCATGTGACCAATGTCCATGAGGGGCATTCAGAAGCCTTCCCAAGATGTTCACATGGTCCTTTGCAACCAGAAAGAAAATGGTTAACAAGAG GGTCCAAGGCTTTCAAAGAGCTTGAATCCGTCATAACCAACAAGACTTTTCTTAAAGACATCCGAAAGTTGTCCAATGACCATCAGACATCATTTGTGGAAGTCTTACACAAAGTGGACATCTACTTTGCAGCAAAGCACACTCACTTTTTTTACCAAGGAATGAAAGCACG GCTCCAGCTTGCAGCTCTCCATTTTAATGAAAATGCCAATAAACCtcaaaggaaattaaaaaaggGTGTGAATGCAGGAGCTGACCAGTGGTTAGTGTCCTATCCCAAGTACAAAAGAGGAGGTGCAGTTGCAAAGGAAATTAAAGAGGCTTGTACatatg attacATCAAGACACTTTTTGATGAGCTTCTACGCCTAAGAGCACAGTTTCCATCATACAGTGCCGCACTAAGAGAAATCAAGCCAACCTTGCAAGCCCTCCCTAAACCTCTCGCAAGGCaacatcaaagacaagagaaaCAGGCAGTCGTAACACAACACAAATCCCGATttaataaatag